The following are encoded in a window of Trichocoleus sp. genomic DNA:
- a CDS encoding NUDIX domain-containing protein translates to MKSAVRLRVSVVALVVDAGDVLLIHQVTHPEPNCWDLPGGGLEPQETLLEGLRREVAEETGLQEFQVDRLLTISEGFYQVAPDDMLHTLNVIYQCSISERPIHLSSLDPEVGEQGVQWLPIGTLIADQCSTRTWKALQAANLVTG, encoded by the coding sequence GAAGTCTGCGGTGAGATTGCGCGTTAGCGTTGTTGCACTCGTTGTAGATGCAGGGGATGTTTTGCTCATTCACCAGGTCACGCATCCCGAACCCAACTGTTGGGATTTACCAGGTGGAGGATTAGAACCTCAGGAAACGCTGCTTGAAGGATTACGCCGAGAAGTCGCTGAAGAAACTGGGTTGCAGGAGTTTCAGGTCGATCGCCTGCTGACAATCAGTGAGGGCTTTTATCAGGTTGCGCCAGACGATATGCTGCACACGCTCAACGTGATCTATCAATGTTCTATCAGCGAACGACCCATTCACTTGAGCAGTCTCGATCCAGAAGTTGGTGAGCAGGGAGTTCAATGGCTGCCAATTGGCACTCTAATAGCCGATCAGTGCTCCACTCGTACCTGGAAAGCGCTTCAAGCTGCAAATTTAGTGACAGGCTGA